In Carya illinoinensis cultivar Pawnee chromosome 16, C.illinoinensisPawnee_v1, whole genome shotgun sequence, a single window of DNA contains:
- the LOC122299580 gene encoding pentatricopeptide repeat-containing protein At1g34160, translating to MSRQSCRVDALTCSFALKACARMLARSEAMQIHSQVVRFGFYADALLMTTLLDVYAKSGDLDSAEKVFDEMDVRDIASWNALIAGLAQGSRPSEAIELFNGMRVEGWKPNEITVLGALSACSQLGALKEGEKVHGYIMGEKLDMNVQVCNAVIDMYAKCGFANKAYTVFKNMCRRSIVTWNTMIMAFALHGDGYKALELFEQMGGAGVHPDAVSYLGALCACNHAGLVDDGVRLFDSMAGSGLTPNVKHYGSVVDLLGRAGRLKEAYDIVSSMPMTPDEVLWQTLLGASKTYGNVEMAEIASRKLVEMGSNSCGDFVLLSNVYAAHERWKDVDRVRTAMKDRDVKKIPGFSYIEVDGVIHKFVNGDQSHFNWREIYAKLDEIKFRTKAYGYVAETNFVLHDIGQEEKENALCYHSEKLAVAFGLISTAEGTPIQVIKNLRICGDCHVVIKIISKIYNREIVVRDRARFHRFTEGLCSCKDYW from the coding sequence ATGTCGCGCCAGTCCTGCAGAGTGGATGCGCTCACCTGCTCATTCGCTCTCAAGGCATGTGCACGTATGCTGGCTCGCTCCGAGGCCATGCAGATACATTCTCAAGTTGTGCGATTTGGATTCTATGCCGACGCTCTCTTGATGACTACTTTGTTGGACGTGTACGCTAAATCTGGCGATCTTGATAGTGCCGAGAAGGTATTTGATGAAATGGATGTCAGAGATATTGCCTCGTGGAACGCTTTGATTGCTGGGCTGGCTCAGGGAAGTCGACCCAGTGAAGCTATAGAGTTGTTTAATGGAATGCGGGTAGAGGGTTGGAAGCCTAATGAAATCACTGTTCTTGGGGCTCTCTCGGCGTGTTCGCAATTGGGTGCTTTGAAAGAAGGCGAAAAGGTTCACGGTTATATCATGGGAGAGAAGCTAGACATGAACGTGCAAGTTTGCAATGCAGTTATTGACATGTACGCAAAATGTGGCTTTGCCAATAAGGCATATACGGTGTTTAAGAACATGTGCCGTAGGAGTATTGTTACGTGGAATACCATGATTATGGCGTTTGCCTTGCATGGTGATGGATACAAGGCTCTAGAGCTTTTTGAGCAAATGGGTGGAGCCGGGGTGCACCCAGATGCGGTGTCATATCTTGGCGCATTGTGTGCGTGCAACCACGCAGGCTTAGTGGATGATGGGGTTCGGTTGTTTGATTCCATGGCAGGGTCTGGGTTGACGCCTAATGTTAAGCATTATGGTAGTGTGGTTGATTTGTTGGGTCGTGCTGGGAGGCTCAAAGAGGCTTATGATATTGTAAGCTCTATGCCTATGACACCCGATGAGGTTCTTTGGCAGACTTTGCTTGGTGCATCCAAGACTTACGGGAATGTGGAAATGGCTGAGATTGCCTCACGGAAGCTGGTGGAAATGGGGTCTAACAGTTGTGGGGATTTTGTGTTACTGTCGAATGTTTATGCAGCTCATGAGAGATGGAAAGATGTGGATAGGGTGCGAACAGCGATGAAGGATAGAGATGTGAAGAAGATACCAGGGTTTAGTTACATCGAAGTGGACGGCGTCATACATAAGTTTGTAAATGGTGATCAGAGCCATTTCAATTGGCGCGAGATTTATGCAAAGCTAGATGAGATTAAGTTCAGGACTAAAGCCTATGGGTATGTGGCTGAGACTAACTTTGTGTTGCATGATATAGGACAAGAGGAGAAGGAGAATGCATTGTGTTATCACAGCGAGAAGTTGGCTGTGGCTTTTGGTTTGATTAGCACAGCTGAGGGGACTCCAATCCAAGTGATTAAGAACCTTAGGATATGCGGGGATTGTCATGTTGTGATTAAAATTATATCCAAGATCTATAACAGGGAGATCGTTGTGCGAGATCGAGCTCGATTTCACAGATTTACAGAAGGTTTATGTTCTTGCAAAGATTATTGGTGA